The Mesotoga infera DNA window ACGGAAGAGAGAATATGTGCCGAGGGAAAAATAGGGCCAGTGGCTGCCGGTGCCCTAAGATATAGAAGAGCAATCAATTCGAAGGTGCTGATCGCCGCTGATGTTCAGGTGAAGCACTCTTTTTCTGTCATACCTGAGGATCATTCAGATTACTTCGCACAAATGGCGGACAGATTCGCAGATTATGTGGTTATAACAAGTTCGTCCACAGGAAAAGCAGTTGATATTGAGTATCTTTCAAGGATGAGAAAGATCTTGAAGAAGCCAATTTGGGTAGGGAGCGGTGTTTCCGAAGAGAACATCATAGATATCCTAAGAATTGCTGATGGCGTCATAGTAGGTACTTCGATAAAAAAAGATGGGCAAACGACAAACCCCGTAGACATAGA harbors:
- a CDS encoding BtpA/SgcQ family protein: MRKLIGMIHLGALPGSPGNELEVEFLEANALEDLAVLEKAGFDAAIVENISDEPFRVNSIELETYSTYVAILRTIIKKARIKIGVSIQMNLWKEMIAASKATGASFVRIAAFTEERICAEGKIGPVAAGALRYRRAINSKVLIAADVQVKHSFSVIPEDHSDYFAQMADRFADYVVITSSSTGKAVDIEYLSRMRKILKKPIWVGSGVSEENIIDILRIADGVIVGTSIKKDGQTTNPVDI